A single genomic interval of Terriglobales bacterium harbors:
- a CDS encoding putative quinol monooxygenase: protein MVILVVGWTAKPGKEDEVARLFRTLQEESRKEPGCLLYVAQRHRDDPARFLVYEQYKDDAALEAHRATPHFLEIARGELPRVADRTDANLYRPL, encoded by the coding sequence GACCGCCAAGCCCGGCAAGGAAGATGAGGTCGCGCGCCTCTTCCGCACCTTGCAGGAAGAATCACGCAAGGAGCCCGGCTGCCTGCTCTACGTCGCGCAGCGTCACCGCGACGACCCCGCCCGCTTCCTGGTCTACGAACAATACAAGGACGACGCCGCGCTCGAAGCGCATCGCGCCACGCCGCACTTTCTGGAGATCGCCCGCGGCGAGCTGCCCAGGGTCGCCGACCGCACCGACGCCAACCTCTACAGGCCGCTCTAG
- a CDS encoding 2-hydroxymuconate tautomerase produces the protein RVHTEEAREKTMPHVEITFLKGRTLEQKRKLVKRVTDALVEEAGATREAVSVAIVEVEKEDFARGGVLIADRK, from the coding sequence ACGCGTTCACACGGAAGAGGCAAGAGAGAAGACGATGCCGCACGTTGAGATCACGTTCCTGAAGGGCCGCACGCTGGAACAGAAGCGCAAGCTGGTGAAGCGGGTGACCGACGCGCTGGTGGAAGAGGCCGGAGCGACGCGCGAAGCCGTTTCGGTCGCCATCGTCGAAGTGGAGAAGGAAGATTTTGCGCGCGGCGGTGTCCTGATCGCAGACCGCAAGTAG